From Zea mays cultivar B73 chromosome 3, Zm-B73-REFERENCE-NAM-5.0, whole genome shotgun sequence:
GTTGGGGTTACAAGCGGGCGAGAGAGGGAGTAATTCCCAAGTCTCTTATGCGTAGTAAGGTCTAAGGACTACGTATCTGGTGTTCCCTACTTAGCTAAGCCTTGGGCGTCATGGCGATGTGCTCTTCAGCTTTGCCTCTATTGTCCTCTGTTTTCCTTCATCTCTGTCGACCCTCTCTCTTTTATAGACCAAGTAGGAGTCGGTTACAGGTATCTTCTCGTAGGAGTCACTTCGTCATGGTAGAATGAAGCGTTCAACCCCAGCAGAAACGTGCTTGTTGGTATGCGCCATCTGAGCCCTCTGGTCAGGCTCTTTAAGTCTAGAACTGCGTGAGCGGCGAGGAGCCCCAGCATGGACCCCTAGCCTTCGTAGCCTGAGTCTCAGCAGGACTCATCATGTTACGGGCCCTGTAGATTGCCAGGGTACTTAAGTCTAGGCTGGATAGGTCATAAGTTGGTCACATGCCTACGacctcgtaggtcatgagtggaagGAGGATCCTAACTCCACTAGTGGAGTATCTTTACCGTAAATCCAAATAAATTTTAGATTTAGATTCATTTTAAGGTTTAGGAGCTGTCAAACGGGCTTAATCAAACTTTATGTGGTTCGACTAAGGCTATTCCCAATGCATGGTGTCTTACTTATATAATACATGCCATGTAGGATAGAAATCCGATGTGACATGTGAGTAAAGAGAGAAGAGAATAAATCAGTTTCTTGAGTGAGATACTACTTATGCACGAGATCTTTTGTATTGAAACATGAACTATCTAAGTGGCCCACAATTCATACTCTCATACACATCTAGTATTTAATTGTCTTATGAAAACTACGAAATAACATATGATACTATACATTGAGACAACCATATCTAGTAACATATGATATAACAACTTTGAATATTGTGACGAGTAACAATGGGTTTGGAATAGCTAAGGTCCTGTTTGGATCaaaagtgctaaagtttagcactaTACTTttagctaaactttagcacttggaGATCCAAATAGGAGTGCTAAAATGTGCTAAACTTGTAGTTTATAATATCATTTTAGatagttttaaaaatatttttagtcTAAATAATAAGCGAATGACTTATATAAATGCCTTCTAAAGGCTTACAACTCTAGCTACATAATTTTCTAGAGCACTTAATGATCTGCTCTCCAAACTCCAGCAAATTTTCTCGAGTTTGAGCTATCTCCAACACGGTCTAAAGGTCAAGCTAGAATTGAATTATCTTGAGAACGGAGATATTAGTGGACTAAAGCCAGCTACTATTAACGTCCTATATAGACAACACATTGAATTCTATTGACGTGTGGAAGGCTGGAAAGCTAGCGTCCAATCGAAAACCCTCACAAATTGTACAGCACCTTTCAATTTTACTCTACTCGGGAGCGCGCATCTCACGCTGCGGTCAGCCTGTTACGCACTTTTGCCCGGATTCCCCTCCAGGAAAAAAAAAAGAGACATCCTGTTCCTCGCAAGAAGCAGCTCACCCGACCATGCAATGCATGCACGGTCAAAATTGCCGCCCCATCGCCCTGTGACGCGGCTGCAGTTCTCATTCCTTCCGGCAAATGGGATCGGAAAGGCGAGGCGACGCCCGGAGGTCGCCATCACGCCCCGAAAGGCACCGTCAGAAATGGCAGGACACGGCATCGGGGACGCTTCGGTTTTTCGTGTCTACCTTGCTTGGCAGTGGCAGCAGCAGGCGTATATATGCTACTGCTACTGTAGCAGCCAGCTCGCCCGCCCGTACCTTCGCACGTTGCAGTACCCATCCGGCATGGTACAGCGAGTTCCCTCCCGATGCAACGCCACGCGACCGGGTCTCGCGAGCACGCATCTCCAAGCAGGGCGAGACTGGACTGGAGAGACTGGCCTCGCTCGGCCAGTAGTGTAGAACTGGGAGACCGACCATTCATTGCGTGGCAACGCTGCGCGAGCGCGAGACGACCGAGGGTAGGTGCTGCCATTATAAGAGGCAGCCAGCAGCAGTGTGCGAGCGTTCTCAGCCTAGCCGAGCCCCGTAGCGTGTAGCGAGAAGGTGCGACAGCAGGGTAGGGAGCTCACTGTTAGTCGTTCCTCCGATCCACAGATGAATCAGTGGTAGACTGCTGGTAGTAGTATATATACAATCTCTAGCTGTGCCGCTGTTTTAGAGTATCGTCGTGAGAGCTCACAAGGAGAAGATCTGGTGCTGCgaaagggagaagaaaagaagaagaagaaatcagCTCAGCTCAGCATGGCTTCCTCGTCCTTCAACAACAGTCACTGGCCGAGCATGTTCAGGTCCAAGCACGCCGCCGAGCCGTGTCAGACGACGCAGCCTGACATCAGCAGCTCACCGCCGTCCCTCCTCTCAGCTGGCGGCgcgagcaccaccaccaccaccggccGCTGCCTCAAACACTCCATCTCAGGTTAGTCAGCATGCAGCCATGCACCCACGCCGATCGACCATGTACATGCATGATACTAGTGTCTCTCTTGCATGCCACTAGCTAGAGAGTAGTAGTAGTACGTATGTTGTAGGGTTTGTTTTTCGTTGCGAGGTGGGTGGGGTGGGGTGGGTATCAACAGAGATCGAGAGGTGAAGCTGACTCCTGTGGTCGATTGTTCCTAACTCTCGATTTATATGCATGTGTAGTAGGCGGCGAGGAGCGGGCCCCGGATCCGAAGCCGCGGTGGAACCCCAGGCCGGAGCAGATCCGGATTCTGGAGGCCATCTTCAACTCCGGCATGGTCAACCCGCCGCGCGACGAGATCCCCCGCATCCGCATGCGCCTGCAGCAGTACGGGCAGGTCGGCGACGCCAACGTCTTCTACTGGTTCCAGAAccgcaagtcccgctccaagaacaaGCTCCGCAGCAGCACCGCGGGCACCGGACGCCTAGGGCTGCAGGGCCTCGCGCGCGCGCCGGGCCGCGGGGCCGCTGCGGCGCCGCCGCCCGTCGAGCCGCCGCCGCTGGTCCAGAACCAATTCCACATGCTCGCCTCGCCCGCGCAGGCGCCCActtcctcgtcctcgtcctcctccGACCGCTCCTCCGGGTCCAGCAAGCCGGCTGCGGAGCCGGCGATGCCCGCGACGGCGGCGCCTATGGACTTGCTAGGGCCGCTCGCCGCGGCGTGTCCCCAGATGTACTACCAAGGCAGCCCCGTGGCGCCAGCGCACAAGGTGCTGGACCTCGTAGCCTCCGTCGAGCCGGTCTTCCAGCCGTGGCCGCAGGGCTACTGCTTGTCGGCTGCCGAGGTCGCTACCATTCTCGGGGGACAGTACATGCACGTGCCCGTGCAACAGCAGCCgccggcgccgttgcccgcgGGAGCATTATTGGGGCTGTGCAACGACGTGACAGAGCCGACCGCCGTCGTCACTGGCCACAAGACATGCGCCTGGGGCCCGGCGGGGCTCGGGCAGTCCTGGCCCTGTGGCGGCGCTGATCATCATCAGCCcggcaagaacaacaacaccgcGGCAAGGGAGTTGGCGCACGAGGACGACGCCACGAAGCTGGGGTTGCTGCAGTACGGCTTCGGAGCTACCACGGCCATGGAGGCGGCTCCTGCGGTAGCGCCTCTTGCTGCATCGCCGGCGGGCGGCGCTGTTACCATGGCGAGCGTGTCTGCCTCTACCGCTGGCCTCACAGGTTTCCCTGCAAGTACTAATGGTGTCGTCGCCAACTATGATCTGCTGCAAGGTATGTGAAAAGTTGATTAACCTTTGAGCACCGTTTTTTTTAAGTTCGTACTTACAAGCATGTTTTTTTCTCAGTACAGTCGTACGTATTTGTATCATCATGTGTGCTTGGATTGTGATTGTATGGGACTGTCATTGTGTCGCGTCACATGCATGATTATTTCAGTAGGTGGTCATCATTTTATTGGGTCTCTCTTTCAGTTCAGGTTCGTTTCATTTTATATATAGTGTTAAATACTAGTGCGCTAGTCTGCTAGTAGCTTTGACTAGGAGTATATATGCAGCAGTTCAAGCTGCGTGCTTGTTTGTTGGCATGGAATTGCACAAATCTCGTTTAAAAATTCAAACACCACCACACCATCTTTTGATAAAAGTGCTCCAATGCAATCACACCGATCCCAATACAAGGGTACTGTCAGTGTTTGTACTATGTCTAAAGGGATGCATCATGCATGCGGCAAAATCGTTATGATTAAGACATGCATGCAAAATCTCTTGTAGGAGTACACATACGTTCGATCTTGTCACGGCCTTCCTGCATGACTTTACCGTGCAAGTGCATGATAAAAAGCTGTGGGGATTTGTCAGTTTGCAAGCACAGTAGCTTTAGAAAAAGACCAAAACTCAGAAAAAGACCAAAACTTGTGAGTTGTTCTCCCCATCAGGAAACAAAAAAGCCGTTCATGGTGGAATGCTTCCAAGGTATGAACTATTTCGTGGTGACAGGACATCATATCATCATACATAGATGCATCCAATGCTGCACGTAACTGATTCATCTTTTGCATGCATATATACTTTCACGTGTTTTTTTTTTTACCGAACACATGTGTGCTTTCATCTTGAAGGAACAGAATATATATATGAATCCAATTTTTGGACTGTGCAAACACAGATAATGAATCGGTCAGGCAGGCAAAGTAAATATCTGTGTAGCAGCTTGTCGTCATCCTTGTAAGCAGGAACGACACTAGTATGCAGTAGTGTCGAAATGGTTTTCATCTGAATTTTTTTTATGTGGTGGTGGGTGAGTTGTCTCTTCGGACTTGATACATGTCACAACTCATAGCCCCTCTAGTACCCAAAAGATGCTCAAAATATCAAAATAACTTTAGAAAAAAAAGGAAAGGGAGTAGTAGAAAAAGATAAAAGTGCAGTAAAAACGAGAGTGGTAGCTATTTTGGCATAAAATTTGAGTACTATAAGATCAAGTATTTTGGGATGGAGGGAATATAATTTTGTATGTATCATGGTAAGGTATGTCAATTTGACTAAATTTATATCAAACAATATTAACATTTGTTATATTAAATAGGTATTATTATATTTGTCATTAAAATATTTCTATTGTATATTTACTTAACGTCATACACATTATTTTTTACTATATGTTTGATCCGGATTAGGGAGGCATTTACATGGTAAATTACACTGTTTACATAGGGTCTGTTTGGATCCCATGTTCTAACCTTTAGCAATGTGCTAAACTTAGCACATCTTGAGGAGCTAAATTGATATTGGATGCTAAAGTTGAGCACTTCACTAATAGCGCTCATGTTTAAATCCAGATCTAGAATTTAAAGTTTTGCTAAAAGTATACCGCTGAACTTTAACATTATATATTCAAACAGGCTTATAATAAAGTTTCAAAAAATGGGATGAGATATGATCCTGCTCGAGACAGTCTTAAAATGCATCTAGATCTAGATTTTTTTTTTCCATGCATGGATGTAGTACTACACTACTGGCTGCTTCCCTCTGTCATGGAAGAGTGGTAGGAAGTAAAACCTTGCATGCGTTCAGTTTTTGAAAAGATTGAGATGACGGTTGTCAAATTTCTGCCGCTCGGCGTCCACCAAGCAATGAAACAAAAACAAA
This genomic window contains:
- the LOC103651382 gene encoding WUSCHEL-related homeobox 7 isoform X2, producing the protein MASSSFNNSHWPSMFRSKHAAEPCQTTQPDISSSPPSLLSAGGASTTTTTGRCLKHSISGGEERAPDPKPRWNPRPEQIRILEAIFNSGMVNPPRDEIPRIRMRLQQYGQVGDANVFYWFQNRKSRSKNKLRSSTAGTGRLGLQGLARAPGRGAAAAPPPVEPPPLVQNQFHMLASPAQAPTSSSSSSSDRSSGSSKPAAEPAMPATAAPMDLLGPLAAACPQMYYQGSPVAPAHKVLDLVASVEPVFQPWPQGYCLSAAEVATILGGQYMHVPVQQQPPAPLPAGALLGLCNDVTEPTAVVTGHKTCAWGPAGLGQSWPCGGADHHQPGKNNNTAARELAHEDDATKLGLLQYGFGATTAMEAAPAVAPLAASPAGGAVTMASVSASTAGLTGFPASTNGVVANYDLLQAGLAVPGGGAGAGRAPAAVAVAADAAPTAAQEGVVALCITDSITGKSVAHNVAAARLDVRAQFGEAAVLLRCGGERGLDLEPVPVDASGCTVEPLQRGAFYYVLL
- the LOC103651382 gene encoding WUSCHEL-related homeobox 7 encodes the protein MASSSFNNSHWPSMFRSKHAAEPCQTTQPDISSSPPSLLSAGGASTTTTTGRCLKHSISVGGEERAPDPKPRWNPRPEQIRILEAIFNSGMVNPPRDEIPRIRMRLQQYGQVGDANVFYWFQNRKSRSKNKLRSSTAGTGRLGLQGLARAPGRGAAAAPPPVEPPPLVQNQFHMLASPAQAPTSSSSSSSDRSSGSSKPAAEPAMPATAAPMDLLGPLAAACPQMYYQGSPVAPAHKVLDLVASVEPVFQPWPQGYCLSAAEVATILGGQYMHVPVQQQPPAPLPAGALLGLCNDVTEPTAVVTGHKTCAWGPAGLGQSWPCGGADHHQPGKNNNTAARELAHEDDATKLGLLQYGFGATTAMEAAPAVAPLAASPAGGAVTMASVSASTAGLTGFPASTNGVVANYDLLQGLAVPGGGAGAGRAPAAVAVAADAAPTAAQEGVVALCITDSITGKSVAHNVAAARLDVRAQFGEAAVLLRCGGERGLDLEPVPVDASGCTVEPLQRGAFYYVLL
- the LOC103651382 gene encoding WUSCHEL-related homeobox 7 isoform X1, which produces MASSSFNNSHWPSMFRSKHAAEPCQTTQPDISSSPPSLLSAGGASTTTTTGRCLKHSISVGGEERAPDPKPRWNPRPEQIRILEAIFNSGMVNPPRDEIPRIRMRLQQYGQVGDANVFYWFQNRKSRSKNKLRSSTAGTGRLGLQGLARAPGRGAAAAPPPVEPPPLVQNQFHMLASPAQAPTSSSSSSSDRSSGSSKPAAEPAMPATAAPMDLLGPLAAACPQMYYQGSPVAPAHKVLDLVASVEPVFQPWPQGYCLSAAEVATILGGQYMHVPVQQQPPAPLPAGALLGLCNDVTEPTAVVTGHKTCAWGPAGLGQSWPCGGADHHQPGKNNNTAARELAHEDDATKLGLLQYGFGATTAMEAAPAVAPLAASPAGGAVTMASVSASTAGLTGFPASTNGVVANYDLLQAGLAVPGGGAGAGRAPAAVAVAADAAPTAAQEGVVALCITDSITGKSVAHNVAAARLDVRAQFGEAAVLLRCGGERGLDLEPVPVDASGCTVEPLQRGAFYYVLL